A region from the Catellatospora sp. TT07R-123 genome encodes:
- the nuoN gene encoding NADH-quinone oxidoreductase subunit NuoN yields the protein MGDTVNSLPDIDYTAVAPMLILFGAACLGVLVEAFVPRSVRNAVQLVLSLLAMAVALFVVIKRATAGVSAATAHTAAQAISIDKAGLFLEGTLLVLGIVSLLLIGERTLETGGPFVAQAAITVGSEADRRQAARESGATEVYPLALFALGGMLLFVSSNDLLVMFVALEVFSLPLYLLCALARRKRLLSQEAAVKYFLLGAFASAFFLFGLAMVYGYAGAVDFNSIHDAVNTSDKPFVLLMIGLAMLSIGLLFKVAAVPFHVWTPDVYQGAPTPITAFMAACTKAAAFGGLARVLYAGFDRASWNFTPVLGVIAVLTMLVGAVLAVTQTDLKRLLAYSSVANAGYLLVGVLAGGRDGLSSMLFYLVAYGFSIIAAFALLTLVRDADGEATHLSRWAGLGRRSPFFASIFTFLLLAFAGLPLTSGFTAKFAVFGAAIGGGQTWLVLFGVLSSIILAFPYLRVVVMMWLSEPGDTTPSVSIPGALTSAALMIGVLVTLVLGVAPSKLLELANDAATFVR from the coding sequence ATGGGCGACACCGTGAACTCATTGCCCGACATCGACTACACCGCCGTGGCGCCGATGCTGATCCTCTTCGGCGCGGCGTGCCTCGGTGTGCTCGTCGAGGCGTTCGTGCCCAGGTCGGTGCGCAACGCGGTGCAGCTGGTGCTGAGCCTGCTGGCCATGGCCGTCGCGCTGTTCGTCGTGATCAAGCGGGCGACGGCCGGCGTGTCCGCGGCGACGGCGCACACGGCCGCCCAGGCGATCTCGATCGACAAGGCGGGCCTGTTCCTCGAAGGCACGCTGCTGGTGCTCGGCATCGTCTCGCTGCTGCTGATCGGTGAGCGGACGCTGGAGACCGGCGGCCCGTTCGTGGCGCAGGCCGCGATCACCGTCGGCTCCGAGGCCGACCGCCGCCAGGCCGCCCGGGAGTCCGGCGCGACCGAGGTGTACCCGCTGGCGCTGTTCGCGCTGGGCGGCATGCTCCTGTTCGTGTCCTCGAACGACCTGCTGGTCATGTTCGTGGCGCTGGAGGTCTTCTCGCTGCCGCTGTACCTGCTCTGCGCACTGGCCCGCCGCAAGCGGCTGCTGTCGCAGGAGGCCGCGGTGAAGTACTTCCTGCTCGGCGCGTTCGCCTCGGCGTTCTTCCTGTTCGGCCTGGCCATGGTGTACGGCTACGCCGGCGCGGTGGACTTCAACTCGATCCACGACGCCGTCAACACCTCGGACAAGCCGTTCGTGCTGCTGATGATCGGCCTGGCGATGCTCTCGATCGGCCTGCTGTTCAAGGTCGCCGCGGTGCCGTTCCACGTGTGGACCCCCGACGTCTACCAGGGCGCGCCTACCCCGATCACCGCGTTCATGGCGGCGTGCACCAAGGCGGCCGCCTTCGGCGGCCTGGCCCGCGTGCTGTACGCCGGGTTCGACCGGGCCAGCTGGAACTTCACCCCCGTGCTCGGCGTCATCGCGGTGCTCACGATGCTCGTGGGCGCGGTGCTGGCGGTGACCCAGACCGACCTCAAGCGGCTGCTGGCGTACTCCTCGGTCGCCAACGCCGGTTACCTGCTGGTCGGTGTGCTGGCCGGCGGCCGTGACGGCCTGAGCAGCATGCTGTTCTACCTCGTGGCGTACGGCTTCTCGATCATCGCCGCGTTCGCCCTGCTGACCCTGGTCCGCGACGCCGACGGTGAGGCCACCCACCTGTCCCGCTGGGCGGGCCTGGGCCGGCGGTCGCCGTTCTTCGCCAGCATCTTCACCTTCCTGCTGCTGGCCTTCGCCGGTCTGCCGCTGACCAGCGGCTTCACCGCGAAGTTCGCGGTGTTCGGCGCGGCCATCGGCGGCGGCCAGACCTGGCTGGTGCTGTTCGGCGTGCTCAGCAGCATCATCCTGGCCTTCCCGTACCTGCGGGTGGTCGTGATGATGTGGCTGTCCGAGCCCGGCGACACCACGCCGAGCGTGTCCATCCCGGGCGCGCTGACGTCGGCCGCGCTGATGATCGGCGTACTGGTGACGCTGGTGCTCGGTGTGGCGCCCAGCAAGCTGCTGGAACTGGCGAACGACGCGGCGACCTTCGTCCGCTGA
- a CDS encoding NADH-quinone oxidoreductase subunit M: MKYLSILTLAPLVGALAVAFVPRSKPQLAKQLALLVSVVVFGVAVATWLAFKTGAGAPRLQLQESFSWIPAWGANFSFGVDGIALVMIALIALLVPLVILASWHDAERSQRSVPAYFALLLALEGMMIGNFVATDVLMFYLFFELMLVPMYFLIGSFGSDVQPKQRQYAAVKFFLYSLVGGLFMLAAVIGLWVLGGHTFDWQTLTNAEFATTTQRWLFLGFFLAFAIKAPFFPFHTWLPDAGGAAPAGAAALLVGVMDKVGTFGILRYCLPLFPEASRWFAPWAIALSLVGIIYAALLAVGQNDLKRLVSYTSIAHFGFIGIGIFAFTIQAGSGSVLYMLNHGLATGLLFLVVGMFVARRGSTMIKDFGGAGKLLPILAGVFFIAGMASLALPGLAPFVSEFLVLIGTFTVNKTVAVIATAGIILAAAYVLWMVQRTTQGTLNDKLRDIEPMKRDLSLREGVVVAPLIALLLILGFYPKPVLDVINPAVQATLNSVVSPERADPAPATTVEAGK, encoded by the coding sequence ATGAAATACCTGTCAATCCTGACCCTGGCGCCGCTGGTCGGTGCGCTGGCGGTCGCGTTCGTGCCGCGCAGCAAGCCGCAGCTGGCCAAGCAGCTGGCGCTGCTGGTCTCGGTGGTGGTGTTCGGCGTCGCGGTCGCCACGTGGCTGGCCTTCAAGACCGGGGCGGGCGCGCCGCGCCTCCAGCTCCAGGAGTCCTTCAGCTGGATCCCGGCCTGGGGCGCGAACTTCTCGTTCGGCGTGGACGGCATCGCCCTGGTGATGATCGCGCTGATCGCGCTGCTGGTCCCGCTGGTCATCCTGGCCAGCTGGCACGACGCCGAGCGCAGCCAGCGCAGCGTCCCGGCGTACTTCGCGCTGCTGCTGGCGCTCGAAGGCATGATGATCGGCAACTTCGTCGCGACCGACGTGCTGATGTTCTACCTGTTCTTCGAGCTGATGCTGGTCCCGATGTACTTCCTCATCGGCTCCTTCGGCTCCGACGTGCAGCCCAAGCAGCGCCAGTACGCCGCAGTGAAGTTCTTCCTGTACTCGCTGGTCGGCGGCCTGTTCATGCTGGCCGCCGTCATCGGCCTGTGGGTGCTCGGCGGGCACACCTTCGACTGGCAGACGCTGACCAACGCGGAGTTCGCCACCACCACGCAGCGGTGGCTGTTCCTCGGGTTCTTCCTGGCGTTCGCCATCAAGGCGCCGTTCTTCCCGTTCCACACCTGGCTGCCGGACGCTGGCGGTGCGGCTCCGGCCGGTGCCGCGGCGCTGCTGGTCGGCGTGATGGACAAGGTCGGCACCTTCGGCATCCTGCGCTACTGCCTCCCGCTGTTCCCGGAGGCGTCGCGCTGGTTCGCGCCGTGGGCGATCGCGCTGTCGCTGGTCGGCATCATCTACGCGGCGCTGCTGGCGGTCGGCCAGAACGACCTCAAGCGCCTGGTGAGCTACACCTCGATCGCGCACTTCGGCTTCATCGGCATCGGCATCTTCGCCTTCACCATCCAGGCCGGCAGCGGCTCGGTGCTGTACATGCTGAACCACGGGCTCGCCACCGGCCTGCTGTTCCTGGTCGTGGGCATGTTCGTGGCCCGGCGCGGCAGCACGATGATCAAGGACTTCGGCGGCGCGGGCAAGCTGCTGCCGATCCTGGCGGGCGTCTTCTTCATCGCCGGTATGGCCTCGCTGGCCCTGCCGGGCCTGGCCCCGTTCGTCAGCGAGTTCCTGGTGCTGATCGGCACGTTCACCGTCAACAAGACGGTGGCGGTGATCGCGACGGCCGGCATCATCCTGGCCGCGGCGTACGTGCTGTGGATGGTGCAGCGCACCACGCAGGGCACGCTCAACGACAAGCTGCGCGACATCGAGCCGATGAAGCGGGACCTGTCGCTGCGCGAGGGCGTCGTGGTGGCGCCGCTGATCGCGCTGCTGCTGATCCTCGGCTTCTACCCGAAGCCGGTTCTTGACGTGATCAACCCGGCGGTGCAGGCCACGCTGAACAGCGTGGTCAGCCCGGAGCGGGCCGACCCGGCGCCCGCCACCACTGTGGAAGCAGGAAAGTGA
- the nuoL gene encoding NADH-quinone oxidoreductase subunit L, whose protein sequence is MTEQAEAVVYAPATGLLSYMWLLIAIPAVSALILLLAGKAANRWGHWLGVAAVLASFILGLTLFFQLRNLENRAVVENLYSFIPVGNLRVDFGLLFDPLAACFVLLITGVGFLIHLYATEYMSHDEGRRRFFGYFNLFIAAMLLLVLGNNYVMLYFGWEGVGLASYLLISFWYGRPAAATAGKKAFLMNRVGDAGLVLGIFLMFAYLGSVNYEVVFNNIGTLGSTTILLIGLALLAGAAGKSGQFPLQAWLPDAMEGPTPVSALIHAATMVTAGVYLIARSNPIFSANATLQTVVVSVGAITLLLGCIIGAAKDDIKRVLAWSTVSQIGYMFLGVGLGGGAYALAIIHLLAHGFFKANMFLGAGSVMHGMNDQVDIRRFGGLSKYMKITWLTFMMGWLAIIGIPPLSGFFTKEPIIVAAFSRPGWTGWLYGLAALLGAGLTAFYMTRLFILTFHGPKRWTTAKEGSVDQHPHESPPAMTIPLILLALGSIVAGLLMKTSVVQWLEPVLGPETAEHPKLGHLTITVLSLVLTVAGAGLAYALFRNGTALAPQPAGVLVTAARNNLYTDAFNEAVFEKPGNWLTRLLVFVDNKGVDGLVNGLAAAVGGGSGRLRRLQTGFVRSYALSMLVGGVLVLGAFLAVQLGWMG, encoded by the coding sequence ATGACCGAGCAGGCGGAGGCGGTCGTGTACGCGCCCGCCACCGGCCTGCTGTCGTACATGTGGCTGCTCATCGCCATCCCGGCGGTCAGCGCGCTGATCCTGCTGCTGGCGGGCAAGGCCGCGAACCGCTGGGGCCACTGGCTGGGCGTCGCCGCTGTCCTCGCCTCCTTCATCCTCGGCCTGACCCTGTTCTTCCAGCTGCGCAACCTGGAGAACCGGGCGGTCGTCGAGAACCTCTACAGCTTCATCCCGGTGGGCAACCTCCGGGTGGACTTCGGGCTGCTCTTCGACCCGCTGGCGGCGTGCTTCGTGCTGCTGATCACGGGCGTCGGCTTCCTGATCCACCTGTACGCCACCGAGTACATGTCGCACGACGAGGGACGTCGCCGCTTCTTCGGCTACTTCAACCTCTTCATCGCGGCGATGCTGCTGCTGGTGCTCGGCAACAACTACGTGATGCTGTACTTCGGCTGGGAGGGCGTCGGTCTGGCGTCGTACCTGCTGATCTCCTTCTGGTACGGCCGTCCGGCCGCCGCGACCGCGGGCAAGAAGGCGTTCCTGATGAACCGCGTCGGTGACGCGGGCCTGGTGCTGGGCATCTTCCTGATGTTCGCCTACCTCGGCTCGGTCAACTACGAGGTCGTCTTCAACAACATCGGGACGCTGGGCAGCACCACGATCCTGCTGATCGGCCTGGCGCTGCTGGCCGGCGCCGCCGGCAAGTCGGGCCAGTTCCCGCTGCAGGCCTGGTTGCCCGACGCGATGGAGGGCCCGACCCCGGTCTCGGCCCTGATCCACGCCGCGACGATGGTGACCGCCGGTGTGTACCTGATCGCCCGCTCCAACCCGATCTTCTCGGCCAACGCCACGCTCCAGACGGTCGTGGTCAGCGTCGGCGCGATCACGCTGCTGCTGGGGTGCATCATCGGCGCGGCCAAGGACGACATCAAGCGGGTCCTCGCCTGGTCGACCGTGTCGCAGATCGGCTACATGTTCCTGGGCGTCGGGCTGGGCGGCGGCGCGTACGCGCTGGCCATCATCCACCTGCTGGCGCACGGCTTCTTCAAGGCCAACATGTTCCTCGGCGCCGGTTCGGTCATGCACGGCATGAACGACCAGGTGGACATCCGCCGCTTCGGCGGGCTGTCGAAGTACATGAAGATCACCTGGCTGACCTTCATGATGGGCTGGCTGGCGATCATCGGCATCCCGCCGCTGAGCGGCTTCTTCACCAAGGAGCCGATCATCGTGGCCGCGTTCTCGCGGCCCGGCTGGACCGGCTGGCTGTACGGCCTGGCCGCCCTGCTCGGCGCCGGTCTGACCGCCTTCTACATGACCCGCCTGTTCATCCTGACCTTCCACGGTCCGAAGCGGTGGACCACCGCCAAGGAGGGGTCGGTCGACCAGCACCCGCACGAGTCGCCGCCGGCCATGACGATCCCGCTGATCCTGCTGGCCCTCGGCTCGATCGTCGCCGGTCTCCTGATGAAGACCTCGGTGGTGCAGTGGCTGGAGCCGGTGCTCGGCCCCGAGACCGCCGAGCACCCGAAGCTGGGCCACCTCACCATCACCGTCCTGAGCCTGGTGCTGACGGTCGCGGGTGCGGGCCTGGCGTACGCCCTGTTCCGCAACGGCACCGCGCTGGCCCCGCAGCCCGCGGGCGTGCTGGTCACCGCGGCCCGCAACAACCTCTACACCGACGCCTTCAACGAGGCCGTGTTCGAGAAGCCCGGCAACTGGCTGACCCGTCTGCTGGTCTTCGTCGACAACAAGGGTGTCGACGGTCTGGTCAACGGGCTCGCGGCGGCGGTCGGCGGCGGTTCGGGCCGGCTGCGGCGGCTGCAGACCGGGTTCGTCCGGTCCTACGCGCTCTCAATGCTGGTCGGCGGGGTCCTGGTGCTCGGCGCCTTCCTCGCGGTGCAGCTCGGCTGGATGGGATAA
- the nuoK gene encoding NADH-quinone oxidoreductase subunit NuoK: MTPMYYIVLAAVLFSIGATGVLIRRNAIVLFMCIELMLNAANLALVTFARMNGTLDGQVMAFFSMVVAAAEVVVGLAIIMSIFRTRRSASVDDANLLKY, from the coding sequence ATGACCCCCATGTACTACATCGTGCTGGCCGCCGTGCTCTTCAGCATCGGCGCGACCGGCGTGCTGATCCGCCGCAACGCCATCGTGCTGTTCATGTGCATCGAGCTCATGCTGAACGCGGCGAACCTGGCCCTGGTCACCTTCGCCCGGATGAACGGGACGCTGGACGGCCAGGTCATGGCGTTCTTCTCGATGGTGGTCGCCGCGGCCGAGGTCGTGGTCGGTCTGGCCATCATCATGTCCATCTTCCGCACGCGGCGCTCGGCGAGCGTCGACGACGCCAACCTGCTGAAGTACTGA
- a CDS encoding NADH-quinone oxidoreductase subunit J, with product MTLATEVLAAAADHVSTGEAVTFWIFGVIAVVGALGMVIARNAVHSALWLVLTMLSLGVFYIVQHGPFIGMVQIIVYTGAIMMLFLFVLMLVGRDSSDSVIETLRGQKVAAIILGAGLAGLLGFGVFRATQHIKPAGLAGANARGNVEGIADLLFKQYIWVFEVTSALLITAAVGAMLLAHRERAKGEKVGQVAKMRERFEPGNYPGPKAGPGVFANSTSVATPAKLPDGTPSERSISPILPTRELTAAEIANKPTEGK from the coding sequence ATGACACTCGCAACTGAGGTGCTCGCCGCGGCGGCCGACCACGTGTCGACCGGCGAGGCGGTTACCTTCTGGATCTTCGGCGTGATCGCCGTGGTCGGCGCGCTCGGCATGGTCATCGCCCGCAACGCGGTGCACTCCGCGCTGTGGCTGGTGCTGACCATGCTCAGCCTGGGCGTGTTCTACATCGTCCAGCACGGCCCGTTCATCGGCATGGTGCAGATCATCGTCTACACCGGCGCCATCATGATGCTGTTCCTCTTCGTGCTGATGCTGGTCGGCCGGGACTCCAGCGACTCGGTGATCGAGACGCTGCGGGGCCAGAAGGTGGCCGCGATCATCCTGGGCGCGGGCCTGGCCGGGCTGCTCGGCTTCGGCGTGTTCCGCGCGACCCAGCACATCAAGCCGGCGGGCCTGGCGGGCGCCAACGCCAGGGGCAACGTCGAGGGCATCGCGGACCTGCTGTTCAAGCAGTACATCTGGGTGTTCGAGGTCACCAGCGCCCTGCTCATCACCGCGGCCGTCGGCGCGATGCTGCTGGCCCACCGCGAGCGGGCCAAGGGCGAGAAGGTCGGCCAGGTCGCCAAGATGCGCGAGCGCTTCGAGCCGGGCAACTACCCCGGCCCGAAGGCCGGCCCGGGTGTCTTCGCGAACTCGACGTCGGTGGCGACCCCGGCGAAGCTGCCGGACGGCACCCCGTCCGAGCGGAGCATCTCGCCGATCCTGCCGACGCGCGAGCTGACCGCGGCCGAGATCGCGAACAAGCCCACCGAGGGGAAGTAA
- the nuoI gene encoding NADH-quinone oxidoreductase subunit NuoI has translation MGTFLGGVKSFGVTFSHMFKKTVTTEYPEKPDATAPRYHGRHILNRWPDGLEKCIGCELCAWACPADAIFVEGGDNTDEQRYSPGERYASNYQINYARCIFCGLCIEACPTRSLTMSNEYELARDSRQDLIFTKEQLLAPLLPGMEQPPHAMRLGATEKDYYLGSMSNPGTSAGAETR, from the coding sequence ATGGGTACGTTCCTGGGCGGCGTGAAGAGCTTCGGCGTGACCTTCTCGCACATGTTCAAGAAGACCGTCACCACCGAGTACCCGGAGAAGCCGGACGCCACGGCCCCGCGCTACCACGGTCGGCACATCCTCAACCGGTGGCCGGACGGCCTGGAGAAGTGCATCGGCTGCGAGCTGTGCGCGTGGGCCTGCCCGGCGGACGCCATCTTCGTCGAGGGCGGCGACAACACCGACGAGCAGCGCTACTCGCCCGGCGAGCGGTACGCGTCGAACTACCAGATCAACTACGCGCGCTGCATCTTCTGCGGCCTGTGCATCGAGGCGTGCCCGACCCGCTCGCTCACCATGAGCAACGAGTACGAGCTCGCCCGCGACAGCCGCCAGGACCTGATCTTCACGAAGGAGCAGCTGCTCGCGCCGCTGCTGCCGGGCATGGAGCAGCCGCCGCACGCGATGCGGCTGGGCGCGACGGAGAAGGACTACTACCTGGGTTCGATGAGCAACCCGGGCACGTCGGCGGGAGCTGAGACCCGATGA
- the nuoH gene encoding NADH-quinone oxidoreductase subunit NuoH — translation MTPLGGDPTLEDFGKDPWWIVLIKVLAVFVFLVVMTLFTIWYERRVVARMQVRPGPNRHGPFGLLQSLADGLKLAFKEDIMPLKADKIVFFIAPVISTVCAFTAFAIIPFGPMVSMFGVKTPMQLTDIPVAVLLVLACSGMGIYGIVLGGWASGSTYPLLGGLRSSAQLISYEVAMGLSFVAVFMTAGTMSTSGIVAAQAHGGHAGPVPTPGWFALLLLPSFVIYSIAAVGETNRAPFDLPEAESELVGGFHTEYSSLKFALFFLAEYINMVTVSALCTTLFLGGWRAPAPITTVWAGANGGWWPLLWFTIKVLLLLFVFVWLRGTLPRLRYDQFMRFGWKVLIPVNLVWILALAGLKTLQKSTFSTTDRLLMLGIPLGVIILLALLWPSKPQEEPKTIEEQVAERPEGSFPLPPMDLQVPVSPRAKRLTAERETVPASTDKEV, via the coding sequence CTGACTCCGCTCGGCGGCGACCCGACGCTGGAGGACTTCGGCAAGGACCCCTGGTGGATCGTCCTCATCAAGGTCCTGGCGGTCTTCGTCTTCCTCGTCGTGATGACCCTGTTCACCATCTGGTACGAGCGCCGCGTGGTCGCCCGGATGCAGGTGCGCCCCGGCCCGAACCGGCACGGGCCCTTCGGTCTGCTCCAGTCGCTGGCCGATGGTCTGAAGCTGGCGTTCAAGGAAGACATCATGCCGCTCAAGGCGGACAAGATCGTCTTCTTCATCGCGCCGGTCATCTCGACGGTCTGCGCGTTCACCGCCTTCGCGATCATCCCGTTCGGGCCGATGGTGTCGATGTTCGGTGTGAAGACGCCGATGCAGCTCACCGACATCCCGGTGGCGGTGCTGCTGGTGCTGGCCTGCTCCGGCATGGGCATCTACGGCATCGTGCTGGGCGGCTGGGCCTCGGGCTCGACCTACCCGCTGCTGGGCGGCCTGCGCTCCAGCGCGCAGCTGATCTCGTACGAGGTCGCGATGGGTCTGTCCTTCGTGGCGGTCTTCATGACCGCGGGCACCATGAGCACCTCCGGGATCGTCGCCGCGCAGGCGCACGGCGGTCACGCGGGGCCGGTGCCCACCCCGGGCTGGTTCGCGCTGCTGCTGCTCCCGAGCTTCGTGATCTACTCGATCGCGGCGGTCGGTGAGACCAACCGCGCCCCGTTCGACCTCCCCGAGGCCGAGTCGGAGCTGGTCGGCGGCTTCCACACCGAGTACTCGTCGCTGAAGTTCGCGCTGTTCTTCCTGGCCGAGTACATCAACATGGTGACCGTCTCCGCGCTGTGCACCACGCTCTTCCTGGGCGGCTGGCGCGCTCCGGCGCCGATCACCACGGTCTGGGCGGGCGCCAACGGCGGCTGGTGGCCGCTGCTGTGGTTCACCATCAAGGTGCTGCTGCTGCTGTTCGTCTTCGTGTGGCTGCGCGGCACGCTGCCGCGGCTGCGCTACGACCAGTTCATGCGCTTCGGCTGGAAGGTCCTCATCCCGGTCAACCTGGTGTGGATCCTGGCCCTGGCCGGGCTGAAGACCCTGCAGAAGTCGACCTTCTCCACCACCGACCGGCTGCTGATGCTGGGCATCCCGCTGGGTGTGATCATCCTGCTCGCGCTGCTGTGGCCGTCCAAGCCGCAGGAGGAGCCGAAGACGATCGAGGAGCAGGTCGCCGAGCGTCCCGAGGGCAGCTTCCCGCTGCCGCCGATGGACCTGCAGGTGCCGGTCAGCCCGCGGGCCAAGCGCCTGACGGCCGAGCGCGAGACCGTGCCCGCTTCGACCGACAAGGAGGTGTGA
- a CDS encoding NADH-quinone oxidoreductase subunit G, with protein MSQEVQKHTDTVKLTIDGIEVVAPKGELVIRTAERLGIDIPRFCDHPLLAPAGACRQCLVDVEGQRKPVASCTQTVADGMVVRTQLTSEVARKAQEGVMELLLINHPLDCPMCDKGGECPLQNQAMQVGRSESRFHEHKREYEKPINISSQVLLDRERCVLCQRCTRFSEEIAGDKFIDLMDRSSAESIGIYRDAAFGHAHVHGTTDELAYDQDDPESGDVPFNSYFSGNTIQICPVGALTSEQYRFRARPFDLVSSPSVCEHCSSGCAQRTDHRRGKVLRRLAGSDAQVNEEWNCDKGRWGFRYATAFDRLTTPLVRDAESGELREASWTEALRVAAEGLRAARDGAYGVGVLTGGRLTVEDAYAYAKFARVVLNSNDVDFRARPLSAEEADFLASSVVGETGVTYADLEQAKHVVLVGFEPEEESPIVLLRLRKTAAKRKLKVTSVAPFLTRGSEKAGASLAECVPGQEPAVLSNLEGIDPGTVILVGERLATVRGGFSAAAALAARTGAKLAWVPRRAGDRGAVDAGCLPNLLPGGRSVADAAARAELSGAWGVAAGVIPSKPGRDTDAILAAAAAGKLGALVVAGVDPSDLAHPQAAEEALDKVGFLVSLEQRMSSVSRKADVVFPVAVDAEKSGSYVNWEGRLRTFEQALETPNTGAKLTDARVLDALAAQLGTTLGVADVQTVRRELGSLPATAAPRPSAPAEVGAAAPSLKDGEAILATWAQLIDLGSMTDGDEVLAGTARPPVVRLSKARAAALGVADGDPVTVGTARGAITLPAALTEISDDVVWLPTNSPGSTLRRALGVSAGAVVTVSGGTKK; from the coding sequence ATGAGCCAGGAAGTACAGAAGCACACCGACACGGTGAAGCTGACCATCGACGGGATCGAGGTGGTCGCGCCCAAGGGCGAACTGGTCATCCGGACCGCCGAGCGGCTCGGCATCGACATCCCGCGGTTCTGCGACCACCCGCTGCTGGCCCCGGCCGGCGCCTGCCGCCAGTGCCTGGTGGACGTCGAGGGCCAGCGCAAGCCGGTCGCGTCCTGCACCCAGACCGTCGCCGACGGCATGGTGGTGCGTACGCAGCTCACCTCCGAGGTCGCCCGCAAGGCGCAGGAGGGTGTGATGGAGCTGCTGCTCATCAACCACCCGCTCGACTGCCCCATGTGCGACAAGGGCGGCGAGTGCCCGCTGCAGAACCAGGCCATGCAGGTCGGCCGGTCGGAGTCGCGGTTCCACGAGCACAAGCGCGAGTACGAGAAGCCGATCAACATCTCGTCGCAGGTGCTGCTGGACCGCGAGCGCTGCGTGCTCTGCCAGCGCTGCACCCGGTTCTCCGAGGAGATCGCCGGCGACAAGTTCATCGACCTGATGGACCGGTCCTCGGCCGAGTCGATCGGCATCTACCGCGACGCCGCCTTCGGTCACGCGCACGTGCACGGCACGACCGACGAGCTGGCATACGACCAGGACGACCCGGAGTCGGGCGACGTGCCCTTCAACTCCTACTTCTCCGGTAACACGATTCAGATCTGCCCCGTCGGCGCTCTGACGAGCGAGCAGTACCGCTTCCGCGCCCGCCCGTTCGACCTGGTGTCGAGCCCCAGCGTGTGCGAGCACTGCTCCTCGGGCTGCGCCCAGCGCACCGACCACCGCCGCGGCAAGGTGCTGCGCCGCCTGGCCGGGTCCGACGCGCAGGTCAACGAGGAGTGGAACTGCGACAAGGGCCGGTGGGGCTTCCGCTACGCCACCGCCTTCGACCGGCTCACCACCCCGCTGGTGCGCGACGCCGAGAGCGGTGAGCTGCGCGAGGCGTCCTGGACCGAGGCGCTGCGCGTCGCGGCCGAGGGCCTGCGCGCGGCGCGCGACGGGGCGTACGGCGTCGGCGTGCTGACCGGCGGCCGCCTGACCGTCGAGGACGCCTACGCGTACGCCAAGTTCGCCCGCGTCGTGCTCAACAGCAACGACGTCGACTTCCGGGCCCGGCCGCTGAGCGCCGAGGAGGCCGACTTCCTGGCCTCGTCGGTGGTGGGCGAGACCGGCGTCACCTACGCCGACCTGGAGCAGGCCAAGCACGTGGTGCTGGTCGGCTTCGAGCCGGAGGAGGAGAGCCCGATCGTCCTGCTGCGCCTGCGCAAGACGGCGGCGAAGCGCAAGCTCAAGGTCACCTCGGTGGCGCCGTTCCTGACCCGCGGCTCGGAGAAGGCCGGCGCCTCGCTGGCCGAGTGCGTGCCCGGCCAGGAGCCTGCGGTGCTGAGCAACCTGGAGGGTATCGACCCGGGCACCGTGATCCTGGTCGGCGAGCGCCTGGCCACCGTGCGCGGCGGCTTCTCGGCCGCGGCGGCGCTGGCCGCGCGGACCGGCGCGAAGCTGGCCTGGGTGCCGCGCCGCGCCGGTGACCGTGGTGCGGTCGACGCGGGCTGCCTGCCGAACCTGCTGCCCGGCGGCCGCTCGGTGGCCGACGCCGCCGCGCGGGCCGAGCTGTCCGGTGCCTGGGGTGTCGCCGCGGGCGTCATCCCGAGCAAGCCGGGCCGCGACACCGACGCGATCCTGGCCGCCGCCGCGGCGGGCAAGCTGGGTGCGCTGGTCGTGGCGGGTGTCGACCCGTCCGATCTGGCCCACCCGCAGGCCGCCGAGGAGGCGCTGGACAAGGTCGGCTTCCTGGTCTCGCTGGAGCAGCGGATGAGCAGCGTCAGCCGCAAGGCCGACGTGGTCTTCCCGGTCGCCGTCGACGCGGAGAAGTCCGGCTCGTACGTCAACTGGGAGGGCCGCCTGCGCACGTTCGAGCAGGCGCTGGAGACCCCGAACACCGGGGCCAAGCTGACCGACGCCCGGGTGCTCGACGCCTTGGCGGCGCAGCTCGGCACGACGCTGGGCGTCGCCGACGTCCAGACCGTGCGCCGTGAGCTGGGCAGCCTGCCCGCGACCGCCGCCCCGCGCCCGTCGGCTCCGGCCGAGGTCGGCGCCGCGGCCCCGTCGCTCAAGGACGGCGAGGCCATCCTGGCCACCTGGGCGCAGCTCATCGACCTGGGCAGCATGACCGACGGCGACGAGGTGCTGGCCGGCACCGCCCGCCCGCCGGTGGTGCGCCTGTCCAAGGCCCGCGCCGCCGCGCTGGGCGTCGCCGACGGCGACCCGGTGACGGTCGGGACCGCGCGGGGTGCGATCACCCTGCCGGCCGCCCTCACCGAGATCTCCGACGACGTCGTCTGGCTGCCGACCAATTCGCCGGGCTCCACCCTGCGGCGCGCGCTCGGCGTGTCGGCCGGTGCGGTGGTCACCGTTAGCGGAGGAACCAAGAAATGA